The Juglans regia cultivar Chandler chromosome 11, Walnut 2.0, whole genome shotgun sequence genome contains the following window.
aacatgaaattattAACTTGCTTAAAGGAAAGCAGTTTTGGCCACTGTTGGAATGGGCATGCCGTACTTCGTTCTGTAGTTACAAGGGGAATGTATCTAATCAATTTGCTATAGACCAGGTGGTTTAAATATTGGAACATTATTGAATATCCCCTCCACATCAAGGGAAACCCCGAGAGCTCGGCGAAGGAGCTCCGGCGTGGAGGTCTCACCCTTCCAAGTGTTGAACCACGGCCCCCCTCCTACTTCCACTGCCGCCGTGTTACTTGTAACATCCAATATGATCTGTAAATTAACAAGAATTATTTAAGGCGTCAAAACTCCTTAACAATGCAATGCTCCATAACAAGAATTTCAATTACTCGTCTCTACAAATGCTAGAAAGTTGCCAATAGTCGAAATAAATTTAGAGGTATAAAATCTAATTGATTtacttaattaaaagaaaataatcaaatataatgggagggagagaaagagtgaCACACCTTCCCCTTACTGCCATCATATGTTCTTTCCCACATTTGTAATCTTAGGACACCAGAACAAGAATCTTTACAAGCTGGAGCAAATCCAGCTTCTGATGTTGGAGCGCGCAATGGTGTACCGGGGTCCTTTGTTGTTGCCTCCAATGTAACCTGAACAGACAACAATATCCCTGATATCACCATCTTATAATCTTTCAAAGCAAGCAATTAAACCCtacaaaacctaataaattcaCTAATTTATGCCTAAATTCAGCTTGGCTTCACATTCTTTTGCTGAGGAAAGAGTGTAGGAGGTGGCGACTTCACTGGCATGTGAAACTAGCACATAAAAGAATGGAATTATCAATTACGAGATACACAATTACCTTATGTGTCTGATTCTCTGCGGACATGTACCAGTAACCCCAAGGATCAACTTTCCAATTAACAACACCATTCCATGGCACAAATTCATAGAAAATTCCACCATAGTGAACTCCAATCTGCACCAGTAAGtatcatatcatttatcaatgcATAGAGAAGAGAGGTCACTGCTAGTTTGAGATGAAGCACTTGACCAGATCTTGTTTTTCAGTGAAATGCTCCATATAATTGGGGCAACAAGATGGaataattttctcttatttttttcaccTGATTTTCAGGAAGAAGATATTCTCAATGCAATAGAATCAGATTCCTGGATAAGAGCATCTTGACAAAGCATATTAACTTTATAACTGCCATGTGAGTTAACTTCCTTTGTCTTAAAGCGATAATTCATGGTTAGAAACTCCCTTTTTCGTAAAAGGATGGAGGAAGTCATGGCTAGAGAAACAAATTTATATACCAGTCTCGCATAGAGAAACGACCACAACTAAActtctttctgttttctttctCCCTCAGTACCCTTGGACCTCCCTATGACACCATCTTCTAGTTTTCAAGGAATTGTATTTACcatccataaaaatttaagcAAATGTGAGAGAAAACAAAGCAATATTGAAAAAGGATTGCCTCCCTAAATTAAGTACCAATGCagcattttcaaaattctccGTCAGTCCAGGTAGTTGCCTCAACCCACCAGCTGCGGTGAGAGCAACTTCTCCACTAGCACCTTGAAATGTATTACACTGAACCTGCAGTAAGACATTAATATGTAAGAGGCCGATATTGAGCTGCACAGAAACAATATCATCAGTGTAAATACACCAAAGAATGAATACGCTTACTCAATCAGAAACCTACTGGTGAATGAATATCTTCGAAAAGGAGCTCCACCAACAAATTACAACCTTACTTATATATGGGTCAAAGAGAGAGTGGGTTCCATCCATCACCAAAGATGGAGTCGATACACCTTTAATTGCTAGCAAGCAACAGTCTTAGTTTCCTGGCCCTCTGTTTCAGCCAAAATATTTACCTCTTCTGAATTAAAGGGCAGAAAGCAACAAAAAGTAACAGCCACTCTTCAAATGGGCAGTGAAAGGGCAAAGGATTCTTCTGACTTAATATCTGTTCCCTTTCTTTCAAGCAATTTACTTCTTGGAAAAAAGGCTCAAGCTCACGTATAACAACAATGAACATACAAAGAAGTGAAGTTTACTTTGATAATATCTATAAAGAGCTAAAAAACAATTACCCAAAACCATTTTCTCGGGAATGCTCCACCCCAATTCTTTTCGGAATACGAAGGGGCATTTTGAAACTCAAACCTTTCACCATCCCACTCTATCCAGcctgaaattcaaatttaaaatctgaGAACATGTCCTAAATGCGGCATGCAGATTTCTGAAAGAGAAATTTCAAATAGAAGCAAATAGGTTCTGGGTGAGAGGCATATAATCATAGCAAAAGAAAAACTGGATATCACAGAATAGAGTCAAAGGTTTCAAAGCTAAAATGATAGTTTGTAGAATACCATTACTTCAAAAACTCATTTCAGAGAGAATTTATAAAGCTTCCCACGGATTCTCACATATGGATCGAGATAACTTGACGAGGAGAATCTTAGTAATAGATTGGTTTTGTATGTACAAGAGGAGTAGGGAAACAATTGATCATCTCTTGCTCACTGCAAAGTCGCTAGAACGTTACGGGCCTCATACTTCTATCTTTTTGGGGGGATGCACCAAAGGGTTTCAGAGTTATTGGCGTGCTGGAGAAGTCAGTTTTTGGATGCTGAGCTCAGATCATCTATGTTGATCTACGAATAGTAGTGTTCTGTAAGtttgagatgtgtttaaatttaaatagattgtaatatgtatttttttccttctcctctCTAGTCAGGTGCTCCTCTTGTCGATAGTACTTTAAACCTCCTTTTTTACTTGATATCAGCTTTTCCCACATACAATATGTGATCCGGTTTGCGCCTCTGtgcaaattttaataaaaatgacttgCTTATCAAAAGGCCAAATCTTAATTGCTAATGGGTGGAAGTAGCTAATAATGTCGTGGTGACTTGTACCACAAGGATCTTATAATGTTACAATGGCATTCTTTCGCAGGACtacatcaataaaaatttcagaGCGGCGACCTCTtcctcaaaaaaaatataatacctGTCGACAGTCCGCTTGCCATGCATATTTGCCAATGGGGTTCAAATACGGGAAAAGCTGCAAGCCAGCCTGCTGTGGACTTCTGTTTGGACCCAACATTACCCCAGCCATAAATAGGGCGGGTACTGTACTCCCAACGAGCAGTCTTCACAGTATCCACGTAATTTGATCTGTCATTGAAAAGCCAACCCACACCAAACCACAACTAACGTTTATTGTTACatctacaaaataattatataaaaataatctcataaatttatataattttatttaatttattagatcaattttataataaaaataattttataatattacgtCCCATATTTGATGTGTAATGTATTACTACGTCCCAACACAAAATGTTATCCCAAAATCTACaaacatttaataaaagaaatgtagGGGGTAAAGAAAACTTCTATTCACTTGCAGGCCGAAAAAGGAAGTGAACTATACCATACAAATTTCAGATAGAAATATCCTTACGCAGCCTATATTAATTACCTGAAGAATTAGAATATGTGACATAATAAGTTGTTACCTGCCATCATCACAAATGAAGCCTTGATTCCAAAGTGGGCTAACTTGGAAACCTTCCAACACTCTTTTATCAAATTCCTGTGCGACAACATGACATAAGCAAAGGAAAGAACAAAAATTGTCTTTTGCTAGACTTTAACATAATCAGGACACgattataataacatatatgcaTTCACTGCAGGTCGACTTGTGATCATAAAAGGGTAATAATATCCTTTCacctcatttattattattttactatctaattacttttttctctctttttactatttgaattaggattaaaaatctcataacctgaacttcttaaataatttaaaaaaaaataaattcaaataatcaacgtaatcatataatttaattaaaactaaatttaattttataaaaattgactcaaaaagtaaaaaaatgtcaatttttaaaaaattgaatttatttttaattaaattatataattacgttggttgattgaatttattttcttttaaattatacaataatataatttctttagattttcaatccaaattcaaagagtaaaaagaaaaaaaaaataactgaatagtaaaatagtaataaaaaaaatataaagatatcattattctcataaaaaaacctCAACTACTAGGATAGGGGACGATGGCCATCAAAAGgaaatattgaattaaaaagtaaaGGACTTCTAAGACAAATAGTTTCAACATTaatacacaaaaattaaaaccaaagtTGGTGGATCAACCTGAGGAGGGACCTCCTTGTTTGGAGGCTTCAATTCTTTTTCGGCAACAAAAGTATTCCCCAATACCAATTCATGTCTacctataaattaaaaaaatgttagtcATAGACAAGACGGACTAAGAGCATGTAGTGAagtcaatgagaatgctctaataaTTAATCTTGTAGCTATCAAGTCAACAGGTATAACATACTGTGATTGCTTATGTGAAAAACAAGAAACCAAAGGAAAGTTGACAAAAGGGTTCACAAACTGCTGCAACGGCCTGGGTGCTGTGATGTTCTTTGTAAGTATAAAGCAATTGGTTCCATGGCATAAAGAAAATCTTACTTCCCCAAAAGTAC
Protein-coding sequences here:
- the LOC109009500 gene encoding tocopherol cyclase, chloroplastic-like isoform X2, with translation MEAKVCFVYRPHRFNSKFGIPFVSLNSSVKLARSSKLGWLRELGFRTSPCVFASNSMSKGQSHGSSSTVQRQIDEDSSGSVSPLYVPTPPNRELRTPHSGYHFDGSARKFFEGWYFKVSIPERRQSFCIIYTVENPVFRKKLTPFEEAQYGPRFTGVGAQILGADDKYICQYSQESQYFWGSRHELVLGNTFVAEKELKPPNKEVPPQEFDKRVLEGFQVSPLWNQGFICDDGRSNYVDTVKTARWEYSTRPIYGWGNVGSKQKSTAGWLAAFPVFEPHWQICMASGLSTGWIEWDGERFEFQNAPSYSEKNWGGAFPRKWFWVQCNTFQGASGEVALTAAGGLRQLPGLTENFENAALIGVHYGGIFYEFVPWNGVVNWKVDPWGYWYMSAENQTHKVTLEATTKDPGTPLRAPTSEAGFAPACKDSCSGVLRLQMWERTYDGSKGKIILDVTSNTAAVEVGGGPWFNTWKGETSTPELLRRALGVSLDVEGIFNNVPIFKPPGL
- the LOC109009500 gene encoding tocopherol cyclase, chloroplastic-like isoform X1, whose protein sequence is MEAKVCFVYRPHRFNSKFGIPFVSLNSSVKLARSSKLGWLRELGFRTSPCVFASNSMSKGQSHGSSSTVQRQIDEDSSGSVSPLYVPTPPNRELRTPHSGRYHFDGSARKFFEGWYFKVSIPERRQSFCIIYTVENPVFRKKLTPFEEAQYGPRFTGVGAQILGADDKYICQYSQESQYFWGSRHELVLGNTFVAEKELKPPNKEVPPQEFDKRVLEGFQVSPLWNQGFICDDGRSNYVDTVKTARWEYSTRPIYGWGNVGSKQKSTAGWLAAFPVFEPHWQICMASGLSTGWIEWDGERFEFQNAPSYSEKNWGGAFPRKWFWVQCNTFQGASGEVALTAAGGLRQLPGLTENFENAALIGVHYGGIFYEFVPWNGVVNWKVDPWGYWYMSAENQTHKVTLEATTKDPGTPLRAPTSEAGFAPACKDSCSGVLRLQMWERTYDGSKGKIILDVTSNTAAVEVGGGPWFNTWKGETSTPELLRRALGVSLDVEGIFNNVPIFKPPGL